Below is a window of Candidatus Binataceae bacterium DNA.
GAGGGCAAGGCCGCGCTCAACTACGCGATCTGAGTTTCCGGTCGAATTAACTGTTCGCTCAATAGAGTCATGGGACAAACCAACCGCCCCGAGCGCGTCGAAACCGTCCCCTCGGACACCGATCTGGCTCGCGTGCTCGAAGAGGTCGAGCGAGCCATAAGAAGCGTTGCCTATGGTTCGGTCGAGGTCGTCATCCAGAACTCGCGCGTGGTGCAAATCGAGCGCAAGGAAAAGTTCCGCATCAACCCACGCTGAAAACATGGTGCCGGAGGGATTCCTCGCGCACTCACCAGTATGGCTTTGCCAGCCAATCCGCCTCCTCGCCGGAGGCTTTCGAATGGTCACTCGGCCTCAACTGGTATTTGAACTCCAACGTCAAGATGCAATTGGACCACGCGCGCACCGGCTTCCGTTATGGCGCCGCCCAAGGCAAGGGTCGTGGACGAGAGCGTGATGTTAAGCGAGCTGCAGCTGCAGTTCTAGTTCGTCAACCGGCGCTGCGGGCGGCGGGATTTCGAAATGGCGCGAGCGCGCGGGCGGCGCGCTCCGCTTCGCGCCGCATCAGGACAAGGTCGGTGCCGTAGAGTATGAACCGCGCACCGCTCTCGACTGCGGCTTTGAGGTCTTCGGGATTAGCGGCAAGCCCGGCAAATGCGATGCCGCGCGCCACACATCGCGCGCGCACCTTCTCGAGCGCCGTGCGAAAGAGCGGATTGCCGTACTGGCCGGGGATGCCGAGGTTTTGGGTCAGGTCCTGATTGCCGACGATCACGAGGTCCACGCCCTCGATCACGATCTCATCAACGCTCTCCAGCGCCTCGCGCGTCTCGATCATCACCGCAAGCAGCGTGTTGGCGTTCGCGTGGGCCATCGCCGCCGGCAAATCGACCTCCTCGTAATCGGTGCTCGCGCCGAGGTAGATAGCCATCCCGCGCCGGCCCTGCGGATAGTACTTCGCCATCTCGATAAAGCGGCGGACCTCGGCTCCGCTGGTGATGTGCGGGAGGATCAGGCTCTGGCATCCCGAATCCAGCAGGCGCGTGACGTGCTCGTATTGCAGGCCCGGAATGCGCACGATCGGGGTGATTCCGGCGGCGTGCGCGTGCGCGGCCAGATCGACCACGGTCTCGAGGTTGTAGGCGGAGTGCTCCATGCAGATCCAGGCGAAATCCATCCCGGCCGCGGCAAGCGTATGCATCACGCCGCGTCCCCTGGTATCCCACACGATCGTGCCAAGCGCGACGTTACCCGCCTTAAGGTCGGCCTTGAGTTTGTTGGTTCGCATCATTCGCCTCGACGTCATTCGCCTTGGATCATCGCCCGTCTCGGTAGCTCCGGCCAATCGGTGGCTCTCACTCGGCCGATCGCGTTTTCCTCGGCCCTTCGCCATGGCGGCGCCGTCTTACCGGATTGGCGGCATCGCGCGAACGCGAAGGACGCCTATTGTCCCACGAACGCGATTGTATCGTGACACCTATTAGTCTCAGCAATTCCCGATACGCGCCCTCGACACGCCTTCGTTCTCCTGTTGCCAGCAGATCCAGATGCAGGCCGCGGACTGCGCCGAGCGCGAGCGTAGCCAATGCTTGCGCCGGAGCAGGGGGAACGCCGAGCGCGGCCAGCGCTTCCTTGAACGGGGGGAGCCAATCGCCCACCGCCTTTTCGAGAAACCCCGGAAAGTTCTGGCGCTTCTGAAGCGCGAGCCCGTACACCTCGTAAAAGAGCCGCGAGTATTTTTGCCTGCGAGGAGTGGCCGACAATTTCCAGTCGCGCAACAGCGACTCGATCCGGTCCGCCGGCCTCGCCATCGCGACCGCGCGTCTGAAACTGAGCTGCTCGCGCACGCGAATACGCGCCAGCGCTTCCGCGATCAACCGCTCCTTGGTGCCGAAAAAATAGAGCAGCATGCGAGGACTGGTGTCGCTGGCCGCCGCCAAGGGCCGCAAAGAAAGCTCCGCCAGGCCATTGTCGAGGATGTAGTCGGCCACTCGTTCGAGCAGTTCCGCCCGCCGATGCGGCGCTGTCGCCTCTTTCATCGTGTAACGATCGTTTTCATATGTCGGCGCCTTAGGTCAATTCGGCGCGCGCCAAGAGCTCACGTTCCCGAACGGGATTCGGGTTCTGGCGTGACGCGCGGAAGCGGGTGTGGTAGTGCAACAATGATGGTTTGATTCCCGGGACCGCGAGGGGAGAATCTCGCATGAACGTCGGACTGATGTTTTCTTTCCGCAATCCGCCCAGATGGAAAAAACCCTGGGCGGACGTTTACGAATCCCAGCTCGAGCAGGCCCAGCTCGCCGAAGACCTCGGCTACGACACGGTCTGGCTAACCGAGCATCACTTTGCCGAGGACGGCTACTCGCCGTCGCTGATGACGCTGGCCGGTGCGGTCGCTGCGAAGACGCGCCGGGTGCGGATCGGGACGTTCCTGCTGTTGCTTCCGCTGCACAACGCCGTCCGCGTGGCGGAGGATGCGGCGACGGTTGACGTGATCTCAAAAGGGCGCTTTGACCTCGGCATCGGCAAAGGATACGCAAAGCACGAGTTCCTCGGCTACGGAATTCCACGCAAGGAGCGCCCATCCCGTTTCGAAGAGGGAATCGACGTTATCCGCGGCATCTGGACCCAGGACCCGTTCTCCTTCCAAGGGAAGCATTACAACCTGCAGGATATTCGGCTAACGCCAAAACCCATCCAGCAGCCGCATCCGCCGCTCTGGGTCGGTGCGCTGAATCCCAAGGCGGTCGATCGCGCGGCGCGGCTCGGATGCCATTTCCTCGGGATCGGAGATACCTCGGCCTACGACGACGCCCTGCGCCGCTACGGCCGCAATCCGGCGGACTTCAGCGTAGCGCAACTGGTCTGGACCCATATCGGACCTTCGCGGGATCAGGCCTGGGACGAGGTCCAGGACCACGTGCATTGGATGTTGACGGTCTACGGAGAGTGGCTGCGCGAAGCCGGCGAGGTCCAGGGCCCGCCGTCGATATTCAAGCCGCCACCGGCCTCCGAGTTGCGGCGCACCACCGAGCCGCTGCTGTTCAACCCGCTGGTGGGCACCGCCGCGGAGGTCGCCGAAGGCCTTGAGAAGTTCACGAGCCAGGTGCGGACGACGCACCTTGTGCTGGGAATGCACTTTCCGGGGATCGACCCGAAAATCGTGCGGCGCTCGATGGAAACCTTCGCGCGCGAGCTCCTGCCCGCGCTCAAGAACAAGCGCTAGCGCGGCGCACGCGCGGCCGACGCGGCGCCTGCGGGGTTCATGCGGGCCGCGTCCACTCGATCTGGCGTTTGACGTCGACGCTCAGAATTTTGTAGGCGGAGAAGATCTCCTTCCTGCCGACGATCATCTTTTCCCGATGCGCAGCGTTGTCGATCCAGGACTGCAGGGCGCGATCGTCGCGCCAGTACGATATCTCGAGCCGCACTCCCGGCCGCATCTGACTTTCGAAGTTGTCCATCGAGATGAAGCCGTCGATCGCCTGGATCTCGGGAATCAGCACCGCGAAGGCTTCTCCCAGCCGCTCTTCCATCTCGGCCCTAACGCTGTACTCGATGATGCATGCGACCATGACGCCCTCCTCGCGCTCTCTTGAAACGTAGCGGCCGCCCCGTCTGCGCCTCCGCTTCGGCCGCGGCTACTCGCCAATCACCTTGATCAGAATGCGCTTAGGGCGCCGGCCGTCGAACTCGCCGTAAAAGATCTGCTCCCACGGTCCGAAATCGAGCTTGCCCGCGGTGACTGCGACCACCACCTCGCGGCCCATCACCTGGCGCTTGTGATGAGCGTCGCCGTTGTCCTCGCCGGTGCGATTGTGATGGTACCGCTCGGGACTCGGATCGTACGGCGCGAGCCATTCGAGCCATCGCTTGTAATCCTCGTGCAGTCCCGGCTCATTGTCGTTGATAAAGACCGAAGCGGTAATATGCATCGCGTTGACCAGGCATAGCCCCTCGCGCACGCCGCTATCTTTTATCGCCTGCGCCACGTCGTCCGTCAGGTTCACGAAGCCCATCCGCTCGGGAACCTTGACCGTGAGATATTTGGTATGCGAGCGCATCGTTCAAATGTTGACCGTGCTCATGTCGTGATAGCGCCCGCCCGCGGCGAACCCCTTGGGAGCGGCTTCCTCGATCCGCGCAAGATCGCTCTTCGACAGCACGATCTCGGCCGCCGCGACATTTTCTTCGAGATACTTGCGGCGCTTGGTGCCCGGTATCGGGACGATATCGTCGCCCTGCGCGAGCACCCAGGCGAGCGCGAGCTGGCTCGGCGTGATGCCTTTTTCGTCGGCGATCGCCTTGAGCCGCGCGACCACCTTGAGATTTCGATCGAAATTGTCGCCTTCGAAGCGCGGCGAGATTTTCTTGCGCATGTCGTCCGCCGGCAGCTGGTTCAAAGCGCCGCTCAGCAGTCCGCGCCCGAGCGGGCTGAAAGGCACGAATCCCACTCCCAACTCGCGCAGCGCCGGAATCACTTCATCCTCGTAGTCGCGCGTCCACAGCGAATATTCCGATTGCAGCGCGGAAATCGGATGCACCGCGTGGGCGCGCCGAATCGTCTTTGCCCCGGCCTCCGACAGGCCCAGGTATCGCACCTTTCCCTGCCGCACCAAATCGGCCATCGCGCCGACGGTGTCCTCGATCGGCACGTTCCGGTCCACCCGATGCTGGTAGTAAAGGTCGATATGATCGACGCCCAACCGCTTGAGCGAAGCGTCGCAGGCGGAACGGACGTACTCGGGCTTGCCGTTGATCGCGCGCTTGCCGTCGGGCAGCGCCTGGTTGCCGAACTTGGTCGCGATGATCACCTTGCTACGATACTTGCGCAGCACCCTGCCGACGAGTTCTTCGTTGTGGCCCGTGCCGTAGATGTCGGCAGTATCGAAGAAATCAATCCCGAGCTCGAGCGCGCGCTCGAGCGTCGCGGCGGATTCGACGTCGTCACGCGGGCCATAG
It encodes the following:
- a CDS encoding YezD family protein, translating into MGQTNRPERVETVPSDTDLARVLEEVERAIRSVAYGSVEVVIQNSRVVQIERKEKFRINPR
- a CDS encoding aldolase/citrate lyase family protein; the encoded protein is MRTNKLKADLKAGNVALGTIVWDTRGRGVMHTLAAAGMDFAWICMEHSAYNLETVVDLAAHAHAAGITPIVRIPGLQYEHVTRLLDSGCQSLILPHITSGAEVRRFIEMAKYYPQGRRGMAIYLGASTDYEEVDLPAAMAHANANTLLAVMIETREALESVDEIVIEGVDLVIVGNQDLTQNLGIPGQYGNPLFRTALEKVRARCVARGIAFAGLAANPEDLKAAVESGARFILYGTDLVLMRREAERAARALAPFRNPAARSAG
- a CDS encoding TetR/AcrR family transcriptional regulator, with the translated sequence MKEATAPHRRAELLERVADYILDNGLAELSLRPLAAASDTSPRMLLYFFGTKERLIAEALARIRVREQLSFRRAVAMARPADRIESLLRDWKLSATPRRQKYSRLFYEVYGLALQKRQNFPGFLEKAVGDWLPPFKEALAALGVPPAPAQALATLALGAVRGLHLDLLATGERRRVEGAYRELLRLIGVTIQSRSWDNRRPSRSRDAANPVRRRRHGEGPRKTRSAE
- a CDS encoding LLM class flavin-dependent oxidoreductase; this translates as MNVGLMFSFRNPPRWKKPWADVYESQLEQAQLAEDLGYDTVWLTEHHFAEDGYSPSLMTLAGAVAAKTRRVRIGTFLLLLPLHNAVRVAEDAATVDVISKGRFDLGIGKGYAKHEFLGYGIPRKERPSRFEEGIDVIRGIWTQDPFSFQGKHYNLQDIRLTPKPIQQPHPPLWVGALNPKAVDRAARLGCHFLGIGDTSAYDDALRRYGRNPADFSVAQLVWTHIGPSRDQAWDEVQDHVHWMLTVYGEWLREAGEVQGPPSIFKPPPASELRRTTEPLLFNPLVGTAAEVAEGLEKFTSQVRTTHLVLGMHFPGIDPKIVRRSMETFARELLPALKNKR
- a CDS encoding antibiotic biosynthesis monooxygenase family protein encodes the protein MVACIIEYSVRAEMEERLGEAFAVLIPEIQAIDGFISMDNFESQMRPGVRLEISYWRDDRALQSWIDNAAHREKMIVGRKEIFSAYKILSVDVKRQIEWTRPA
- a CDS encoding secondary thiamine-phosphate synthase enzyme YjbQ translates to MRSHTKYLTVKVPERMGFVNLTDDVAQAIKDSGVREGLCLVNAMHITASVFINDNEPGLHEDYKRWLEWLAPYDPSPERYHHNRTGEDNGDAHHKRQVMGREVVVAVTAGKLDFGPWEQIFYGEFDGRRPKRILIKVIGE
- a CDS encoding aldo/keto reductase, with translation MKKRKLGSHGLVVSELGLGCMGMSQFYGPRDDVESAATLERALELGIDFFDTADIYGTGHNEELVGRVLRKYRSKVIIATKFGNQALPDGKRAINGKPEYVRSACDASLKRLGVDHIDLYYQHRVDRNVPIEDTVGAMADLVRQGKVRYLGLSEAGAKTIRRAHAVHPISALQSEYSLWTRDYEDEVIPALRELGVGFVPFSPLGRGLLSGALNQLPADDMRKKISPRFEGDNFDRNLKVVARLKAIADEKGITPSQLALAWVLAQGDDIVPIPGTKRRKYLEENVAAAEIVLSKSDLARIEEAAPKGFAAGGRYHDMSTVNI